The Triticum aestivum cultivar Chinese Spring chromosome 6D, IWGSC CS RefSeq v2.1, whole genome shotgun sequence genomic sequence caccgaagcgagccgaaggtgcgccaccgtcatcgcccctcaatcgccggagccgggcacaccttgttgtagtagacagtcggaaagtcgtcgtgctaagaccccataggaccagcaccccagaacagcaactgCCGCAGAtgaaaataacgtagatcggaaggatccaaactaaagacacacgaacgtagacgaacaactgTTTGTATTGTTTTTGCAAGAAAACTGGTTGTGGTGCGTGCTACCGTGGCAAGTGGTGAACTCATGGAACAACTGAACTCTGTAAAGCTCTGCTACCGTCCATTTTGTCAAATGTCAACGCATGAACAACCATAGAAAACGGAAGTGtggttgatatgtgatgcatatattCCTGACAGTTTCGAGCCATATGAACGATCCGGATCCCAATATTCTATCTCTTCTTACGAAATTCCTACGAAGCAGATCTTGTGTTGCAGTGAGCCAGGCACCCACAACCACATTCGCGATTTCTGTCACCACTTCGATCAAGCAAATTAAACCCCGTTGATACGTCAAACATGACGATTTGGTCATGGGAATCAAGACGCAGTCCATATCCATCCCCGCACTCGACCCGAGTCCGATCGTCCGAGCCCGGGCGGCCGAAAATTGCCGCCCACGCTTGGAGCACTACTATACACGATTAGCTCGTCACTCACCAACAAACCCCACTAACGACGCCTCCCCGTAGCTACCCGGCTACCCTCCCAATCTCCTTTTGATAAAGATCAAAGTACTACTAATTCCTACGTGCTCCAGTATTGGTGGTAATATAGAAGCAGTACAACTTCACACTATCAGCGGTTCAGCACACGTGCGAAGTGAGTCTAGGTTAGATGGTTATGTTCTTTATGCTGGAATCAGTCCACCAGGGTTTAACTCTTAGACTTGGTGTTGGTGCTTGTATATTTCTTTCAGTTTTTCCGGTGATCTTCGTTCCGTGAGAGGGGATGTTCCGTCAACTACGGAGGCATCTGTGATGACTTCATCAATCTTAAAATGATGTGTCTTCTCACTCTCTCGGATGTGCTCATAGGTGTTAAGTGTGTGTGCGTGTATTCAAAAAAGTGATGAGCATATCCTCGTATGTATGAGCGTCTACGTTTGTCTTGTACTAAAACAAGCAGTTCGGCAAACATCAAAAAAAGAAGTTTTAAGAAGGAATTGGAATTAGTTAAAAAAAAGGAACCGAAGTTGCATCGTGCGGAATGGCTGAAAACAAAGACGGTGAGGGGGAAAAGGGGCTCCTGGATCTAACCTGCTGTTGTTGAACGCTGGCATGTCCCGTAGCCGGAAAGGCAAAGCTGAAAATTCCAAGTCGTCACCGCAGCCGAAGACAAGGCCCATCCAAAAACCGGACGTGACGGGAACGACCGAAAGAGAGCATGCGTGCGGTCCATGGCTCCATGCCCAGTTTTGCCTAGCTCGCTCACCTTCCTTCCATCGGCTACCTATATAAGCCCTCCCTCGCGCGCGCATCCCCTTGCACCGCTCTCACCAACCAAGCACGAATCTGTTTCTTCTGCCAACGATTCCTTCGCCTCGGCGCCGGAGACAGCGGCTTGTCTCGTGGCAGACGGAACGGAGTCAATCCAACAATCAACCGGGCGGATCCCGAGACGTCCCTCTCCCTCCTGAGCTCGGGGCAGCGGCGCAGCTAGCTCCTCTGCTTCGCGGAGGCCATGTCGTCCTGCTCCGACTCCACGGTCACCGTGTCGTACCGATATGGTGAGCATGCGGGCGATGGCATCACGGCCCCTTTGCTCCCCAAGGCGGAGGTGGTCGTGCCCATGGAGGAGCTGCCGCCAGTGCTCACTTGCAAGCTGCCAGGTCGGCTTGCCAGAGCGGTGAAGGAAGCCTGGTCCGTTTCTTTGTCCTTGGCATTTCCCATGCTGCCGTCGATGTCGGCCGCCGCGGCTGGGGAGGAAGCGCGGTCCATACTGGGCCTCGCGATGCCTATGATCCTCACGGGGCTGCTGCTCTACCTCCGGTCCATGATTTCGATGCTCTTCCTCGGCCGCCTCGGGGGCCTGGCACTCGCCGGCGGTTCACTCGCCATCGGCTTCGCCAACATCACCGGCTACTCCGTGCTGTCTGGCCTCGCCATGGGCATGGAGCCCATCTGTGGGCAGGCCTTCGGCGCAGGCCATTACGAGCTCCTCGGCGTCACCATGCAGCGCACCGTGCTGCTGCTCGTCGCGGCCGCTGTTCCCGTCGGCGGGCTGTGGATGCATATGCGACCTCTGCTCTTGCTCTGCGGCCAGGACGTCGGCATCGCAGCGGTCGCCGAGACCTACATTCTTTCCTCCCTGCCGGACCTCCTCCTCCAGGCGTTCCTCCACCCCGTCCGCATCTACCTCCGGACGCAATCCATCAACTTGCCGCTCACCGTGTGCGCCGCGCTCGCCATTGCACTCCACCTGCCCATCAACTACGTGCTCGTCTCCGTCCTCGGACACGGCATCAGGGGGGTGGCATTTGCCTCTGTTCTCGCCAACCTAAacttccttctcctccttcttggtTACATATTGGTCAAGGGAGTGCATAAGCGCACCCGCGGCTTTGTGTTCTCGGCCGAGAGCTTCCGTGGCTGGGGAGAGCTCGTAAGCCTCGCTCTGCCGAGCTGTGTCAGCGTCTGCCTCGAGTGGTGGTGGTACGAGATCATGATCCTCATGTGCGGCCTGCTCGCCAACCCACAGGCCACTGTGGCCTCCATGGGAATCTTGATCCAGACGACGTCACTCATCTACATCTTCCCTTCCTCGCTTGGCTTCGGCGTGTCCACCCGCGTCAGCAACGAACTTGGCGCAAACCGTGCCGAGCGCGCGGGCCGTGCCGCCACGGTTGGCCTCATGCTCGGGTTCGCGTTcggcggcgcggcgtcggcgtTCGCGTACCTGGTGCGGGGCTCGTGGGCTGCCATGTTCACGGCGGACCCCGCGATCATCACGCTCACCGCGTCCGTGCTGCCGATCCTGGGAGCATGCGAGCTCGGTAACTGTCCGCAGACGGCGGGGTGCGGCGTGCTGCGGGGCAGCGCGCGGCCCAAGGACGCCGCCAGCATCAACCTCCGGTCCTTCTACCTCGTCGGCACGCCGGTGGCGCTCATCCTCGCGTTCTGGTACCACTACGACTTCCAGGGCCTGTGGCTCGGCCTCCTCGCGGCGCAGGCCGCCTGCATGGTGCGCATGCTGCTGGTCATCGGGCGGACAGATTGGGCTGCGGAGGCCAAGCGCGCGCAGCAGCTCACCGGAGCAGGCACAGTAACGGTGGCAGTGGACACAAAACCGAGCAGCGGCAAAGGCATTCACGTCGTGAGAgtcgcggccggcggcggcgatgagaACTCCGGGCTGCTTATCGATGTTGTCATCGAGCAACCAAACGATCAGCGCTGACAGCTAGGGCCTATTTACGATTTCGGACAACTCTTTTTTTTTTCATCGGAGGCTGACAGAGTGACAATTTTTGTTACCCATTGGTAATCTGTATAGAGTTTTTTTAATCTTCTGATCTGATATATCGGTGTAGTATTACAGAAGTCGAAAGGATTCGATTGCAATATGAAAGTTATCTTTTCTTCGACAAAACAGACTTCCTCACATTACTTTAGCAGCATCAAAGTGAGCATGGTTGGGTAGAATTTGTGATTGCAGTTGTAGCCACCCCATGATTTGAATCGCTGACGAACTACAACAAACAATGTGCCGTTCAACTTTAATTAATGCATAGTGTATGACCAGCAAGTACTCCATAAGTTCAAATGAGACAAATTACCATCAACGAGCTACACGCATTGGGAACTAGAATTCCAAGTCAAGCAGCAGGCGCCCATATCCCCCTCTTATCGTTCAAAAGTGTGGTTTTGAATGAAAGAAACAGGACAGCACCATGAAGAAGCTTCCAGTTcacccgcaaaagaaaaaaaaagcagtTGGAAATAAAACTTTCAAGCTTTTGCTGCTCTTCAAATATTTATTTTGGATCAGTCGATCTTTTTACAGCAACCGGCAGGAGCTCTAGTTTTTCATTAAGAAGATAATTGACCAGTTTATAAGGAAACAAACCAAAGCCGATACAATGAAAGCACGCACACACCAGCCCCATGGCTGCCAGCCAAAACGAGCCCATGACTATGTCACCCAAGCGACCATAATTGACACCATACCACACGACCAGGAGCCATGACGACCCCGGCTTAGAAACCTAAGTAACGCGCATTCTTCGCCCCGAGGTCTTGCTCCGCACAAGCCGATGACTCTACCGCTCATGTGACCGGATCAGGCTCTCTAGAACACTGAGGTGCTCTCCAAAGCCGTTGCTTTGACTTCCCTGCTGGCCCCGAGGCAGCGCTCCACACATGTCAACGATAGCGCAACCCTGTGCTCGAGCCTGCAATGTCGCGGTCGGCCATGACGTCACTAGCAATGGCTTGTCGGGATCTCGCTGATGGGGATGACATGGGTTCGCCGGCTTGATTCGGGATTTTTAGATTTTGACCGCCGTTCAAGTTAGATAGCCACCAAGCTCAAGATGGGGACGCCGCTGGTGACCACGGACTCGTCAACAAGGGCTCGTTGCAGCCTCTCTGATGGCGGGGACGACGAGGTGCGCCATGCTATCGCGTCCAAAAGGCGGAAGAAAATTGACTTGTTTAGGTGTGAGTCGGGTGAGGAATAAGAACAATATCGTCTGAATGAGCGGAGAAAAAAGAACATCAGACGTTGGATTGAAGTCAGCCGCCTCAGAGAGATAGAGCAAATCGATGAGACGAAAAAAACATCTAAGCTCTACCCCCAAAACTTCCATGGTTTGCATAAGACGTTCACACCCCGTGTGTGTAAAAGTTGCTCTTTGTGTGTGCTTGATTACCTACATAGGCTCGTATTTTTTTGAATAACTCTTATCTATTCATCAAACACCATGGCAATACAAAGAAAATCCGAAGTAAAAAAGAAATTACATCTATGCCCGTAGACCACCTAGCACCGACTATAAGGAATGGAGCAAGGCACGTCGCCGTCATCGCTCCTCAATCGACGAAGCCGGACAAAACTTGTTGCAGTAGACAGTCGGAAAATTGTCGTGCTAAGGTCCAAAAAACCAGCCACCAGAACATCAACCGTCGCTGATGAAAAGATGTGTAGATCGGAAAGATCCAACATGTAGACATATGAACGCAAATGGATGAAGACGTAATCCAAACAGGCCTACTGAAGGAAAACACCGACCAATTCCTACGAGATtagccggagacacacctccacacgccaaCACAAAGTAAAAACACCTAAAAGGAGGTAGAAGCCCTCCCAACAGCAAGGACCAGCAGCCATGGCACCTCCATGACCCTAAGGCCACAGAAGAGGACACTAGTGTAGAAAATGCTAGTGGTGGCATGCCGAAAACAACCTTGGTGGAGTGTTGACCCCACGCCACCAATATGGCGCCACTGATAAATAGTGGTGTTATGTAACCCCCCATGCCACCAGTAACAAATATACTAGTGGCATGGGTTTCCCTCCATCAACGACACAAAATGACAATTGACATAACAACATTACTCAACTTAGCATAATAGTGTAACATGTTAGATAGGCAATCAATTTAGCATAGCACATTAAACTAGTTAGATAGGTAATCAACTTAGCACATGGCAGTTTAAAATAAGATACATAAGTATTCAATCAACTTAACATAAAAAGCATTAGTGTTCACTCATTTAGGATTTCCTTGACCTCGAGAAACTTCTGTCGATTCGCATTTCCAGCTTTGAGCAGATCAATGATCATACTTTTTAGCTCTTTCCTCTTCTCCTTGAGTCGATTCGCATTTCCAGCTTTGAGCAGATCAATGATCATACTTTTTAGCTCTTTCCTCTTCTCCTTCAGTCGATTCGTCTCATCGTTCAACTGAGCCCTCTCATCAATCAGATTATCCCTCTCCTCCTGCAACACATCCCTCGCCTCCTTCGGCTTCCTGATGATAGTTTCTTGAGTGgccagaatctgcttcttgagctTGCCtagaccccctcccctccccccgttTGAATCTCTTTGTAGCCCCAACAAAGAATCAATATATGAAATGTTTGCGGTCACCATGCATGAGATATAATTACTTGTACACCTATGAAAATAAACATATAAAACCATAACAAGATTACAAAAGGGGAAGAAAAGGAGATAAAGATTGTAAACTTCCATTAATAAAACAAATACAATGCATCTATGCATGAAATATTTTCCACTCAAATtttgggtcttgtatcactcaaatTTCACTTTCAATCTGTCCGGAAGCAAAACATCGTAGCTACATGGCACTTATATTTACTACAAACACCACTTAGCTACAAACATAGCAAAAGCCCAAAGACACACAATGCATCTATTTCAACGatcaaattgttggaaatatgacaaagaggcaataatattgtattattatattttcatattcataattaagagtttatattctatgctataactgctatgatcctggaatatgcgatttagtggaaaactcatatgcacatgtagAATGATAAACAGTAAAATAATATTCACAGTCTCGCCTAAGACTAGCTCAcgtgttgttggtgatcatattttctggatcttaggatggcgttaagtgtaacaatagtcctaaaacaacttTGAGAATATGAAGTTAGAAGAACGATTATATTGAATCcgcccaaacttgtttgttatactttgagataatattgtTAGAAGTCAATTATTATGATAGAGAGAGTTAACGTGTGATTTAGTTCCTTAGACCTTGAGAGTATCACAGTCACTTCTTACCATATGAccaactttggggttgctcaaacgtcatatgtaacacggtgatcataacgacaacttacatgtTCATCGGAAAGTTTCACAAGGGACttgatagctcgagagtgggatttgcttcTCCAATGATGGAtatatattcttagggccctcctGGTGTGATGGGACCCATCATCGTCTGGTCATACACAGGTGACTAAGTCACGGGGTTGTcggaacatgtcaacgagaaagaagaataaACCCGATAACGGGGAGACCGGTATAATGAacatgtgtatgactcaagaggataccgatatatCTCACCTTGGGTTATGTGAAGTCTCGCGAAGCAAACGGAATAGCActtgataaccaaaggttcactcgaatgacATTCTTGTACTCATAGGGATAGATATGGACGttcacggttccgctatcggtcattgaatgaaaggggttttgttcatgtctatgttttagcGAACCTATTGGGTCACAATATTAAGGTAATCACGACCTGCTGAGTGTTTGTAGGAAATGAGCATTAAGCAAATATTTATGAAATAGTTTCATTATTATTCGGAATAGTTTCAAGAGGAACCAAAAGCGTTTCGGTGTCACTAGAAGGGTTTCAGGGTTTACCGGGTAATACCgataaattatatataggtggaaatagTTTCCGGTGATGTTAAATTAATATTAAAAGGCTCTAAATATGATTAGGAGGATTTTACATTTATTTAAATATTAACGGGCctaaaaaggccaagtggtggaaagcATATTAGGCCACCTAAGCCCAATAAGAGGTGGTGCCCCCTTCCTCCTTGTAGAAGGAAGGGCCGAATTGGAGTGGGTTTCCCCTTCCTCATGACCggctgtcgggggaaacgacacctatgggaccacgaagaatcccttttgctacggttggcgggcccGGGGCTATGGGAAGAGCGGGATTAGAAGATCAACGCAGGGCGATTATCCAGGTTCAGgctgcaagtgatgcgtaatactatactcctgctggtttatgtttatatggtgttcttggactagctacaaagcgtgcagggtccaaaaagtccgaatcctctctcagtacgccgcgggccttcttttatagtcaaggggctgccacagtggcacacaagaggtggaaagtttgtacagtagtcgagtctatctcctggcaccgtaggacaaacacatatAATGCActaccgacgtgcccttcttgctttatcggggacggcaaggaagctcgtcccagctatcgccgcctcgcttggcttcgacgcgcgtccgagctgacgaggcgtgtagtgccacgctgAC encodes the following:
- the LOC123141643 gene encoding protein DETOXIFICATION 49-like, which encodes MSSCSDSTVTVSYRYGEHAGDGITAPLLPKAEVVVPMEELPPVLTCKLPGRLARAVKEAWSVSLSLAFPMLPSMSAAAAGEEARSILGLAMPMILTGLLLYLRSMISMLFLGRLGGLALAGGSLAIGFANITGYSVLSGLAMGMEPICGQAFGAGHYELLGVTMQRTVLLLVAAAVPVGGLWMHMRPLLLLCGQDVGIAAVAETYILSSLPDLLLQAFLHPVRIYLRTQSINLPLTVCAALAIALHLPINYVLVSVLGHGIRGVAFASVLANLNFLLLLLGYILVKGVHKRTRGFVFSAESFRGWGELVSLALPSCVSVCLEWWWYEIMILMCGLLANPQATVASMGILIQTTSLIYIFPSSLGFGVSTRVSNELGANRAERAGRAATVGLMLGFAFGGAASAFAYLVRGSWAAMFTADPAIITLTASVLPILGACELGNCPQTAGCGVLRGSARPKDAASINLRSFYLVGTPVALILAFWYHYDFQGLWLGLLAAQAACMVRMLLVIGRTDWAAEAKRAQQLTGAGTVTVAVDTKPSSGKGIHVVRVAAGGGDENSGLLIDVVIEQPNDQR